One Chloroflexota bacterium genomic window carries:
- the arfB gene encoding aminoacyl-tRNA hydrolase — protein MPNSGEGYTVPLEELKFRFSRSGGPGGQHVNRSATQVELLFDVAHSPSLTEEQRALVMQRLRGYIDADGVLHLVSSSTRSQLRNREEVVRRFAQMMERALRAPRPRRPTRPTAAARARRLEQKRRRAEIKRLRVRPNSE, from the coding sequence ATGCCGAATTCCGGCGAGGGGTACACCGTCCCCCTGGAGGAACTCAAGTTTCGGTTTTCGCGCAGCGGCGGCCCAGGAGGGCAACACGTGAACCGCTCGGCCACGCAGGTGGAACTGCTGTTTGACGTGGCCCACTCGCCCAGCCTGACCGAAGAGCAGCGGGCGCTCGTCATGCAGCGCCTGCGCGGCTACATAGACGCCGACGGCGTGCTCCACCTGGTGTCCAGCAGCACCCGCAGCCAGTTGCGCAATCGGGAAGAGGTCGTGCGCCGCTTCGCGCAGATGATGGAGCGGGCGCTCCGCGCGCCGAGGCCGCGCCGCCCCACCCGCCCGACGGCCGCAGCGCGGGCGCGACGGCTGGAGCAGAAACGCCGCCGCGCCGAGATCAAGCGCCTCCGCGTCCGACCCAACAGCGAGTAG